In the Passer domesticus isolate bPasDom1 chromosome 4, bPasDom1.hap1, whole genome shotgun sequence genome, one interval contains:
- the LOC135299755 gene encoding shootin-1-like produces the protein MAWAGDGVGGHLAVLARVPAAILESGSSEEEEEEEQEDEEAAPGQHPALDPVPDDTETRLAELEQASQALLAELEALDTEVELEQRCRQRAQAFSAQENARLERLSLARSPKGTPEVAPEEVTPVMTPEVTPEEVTHTEVTSEEPPVPTQLPAPQEDLSQLLEHHRDLQAQLQHLHTQLELEREEQQRLRAALAASQRALRSFKRVSQIVTQDYCQALEQLELEQDLRCHAEAFAHQMLVQQKEAKRQSSILLRHATPNSQILEALQELEKLSRELEETRQEQRQREKELEQEREELRRAREALEEEREEKRELRERLEGLEKEVGSLREQLAQQPPPQGHPEVPPPPPLPPPAATAGPADPLATLRQRKARKSREQSDAGTEDVHARAVQEMLERIRSGIVLRPARARPSPCQDSMTSKRRSAALELQGILGALRRPSRRRSRKSREQQPGSVLELGSILERRRRALDASVGDSAGNSVGNQSMGNQSMGNSKGTNSMGTDSMGTNSMRNPMGTNPMGTKSMGTNSMGNSTGTNSMGTDSMSTNSMGTNSMSTNSMKNSMGTNSKGNHSMGTNSMGNSTGTNSMGTKSMGTNSMSTDSMRNSMGTNSVSTNSMGTNSMSTNSMRNSMGTNSMGTNSMGNHSKGTNSMGTNSMGNHSKGTNSMGTNSMGNHSKGTNSTGTDSMRNSMGNSMSTSSIGTNSTGTNSMGTSSMKNSAGTQEPDGAGTEPDTGNRDKDQDTDTDTDKDQDMARVPFRPRGLGGLPRTRPRPRWGWDSGDNA, from the exons atggcctgggctggggacGGAGTCGGGGGACACCTCGCGG TCCTGGCTCGGGTCCCCGCAGCCATCTTGGAGTCCGGGAgcagcgaggaggaggaggaggaggagcaggaggatgaagaggcagctcctggacaG CACCCGGCCCTGGATCCAGTGCCAGATGACACCGAGACTCGGTTGGCTGAGCTGGAGCAAG CGTCGCAGGCGCTGCTGGCCGAGCTGGAGGCGCTGGACACCgaggtggagctggagcagcggtGCCGGCAGCGAGCCCAGGCCTTCAgcgcccag GAGAACGCTCGGCTGGAGAGGCTCAGCCTGGCCAGGAGCCCCAAAGGGACCCCTGAGGTGGCCCCAGAGGAGGTGACACCTGTGATGACACCTGAGGTGACCCCAGAGGAGGTGACACACACTGAGGTGACCTCAGAGGAGCCACCTGTCCCTACCCAGCTCCCAG ctccacaggaagatctctcccagctcctggaacaTCACCGGGACCTCCAGGcgcagctgcagcacctgcacacCCAG ctggagctggagcggGAGGAGCAGCAGCGCCTGCGGGCAGCCCTGGCCGCCAGCCAGAGGGCACTGAGGTCCTTCAAGAGAG tgTCCCAGATTGTCACCCAGGATTACTGCcaggccctggagcagctggagctggagcaggaccTGCGCTGCCACGCCGAGGCCTTCGCCCACCAG ATGCTGGTCCAGCAGAAGGAGGCGAAGCGCCAGAGCTCCATCCTGCTGAGGCATGCCACaccaaattcccaaatcctgGAAGCGCTCCAGGAATTGGAAAAACTCAGCCGGGAGCTGGAGGAGACGCGGCAGGAACAGCGCCAGCGG gagaaggagctggagcaggagcggGAGGAGCTGCGGCGGGCGCGGGAAGCGCTGGAGGAGGAGCGCGAGGAGAAGCGGGAGCTGAGGGAGAGGCTGGAAGGGCTGGAGAAGGAAG TGGGATCGCTCCGGGAGCAGCTGGCGCAGCAGCCGCCACCTCAGGGCCACCCCGAGGTGCCACCGCCGCCACCGCTGCCACCGCCCGCTGCCACCGCCGGCCCCGCCGA CCCCCTGGCCACCCTGCGGCAGAGGAAGGCGCGGAAAAGCCGGGAGCAAA GTGACGCAGGGACCGAGGACGTCCATGCCCGGGCCGTGCAGGAGATGCTGGAGCGGATCCGCAGCGGGATCGTCCTGCGGCCGGCCAGGGCCAGGCCCTCCCCGTGCCAG GACTCCATGACCAGCAAGAGGAGGAGCGCAgcgctggagctgcaggggatCCTG GGTGCCCTGCGGAGGCCGAGCCGGAGGCGCAGCCGGAAGAGCCGGGAGCAGCAGCCGGGATCCGTCCTGGAGCTGGGATCCATCCTGGAGCGGCGGCGCCGCGCCCTGGACGCTTCCGTGGGGGATTCCGCGGGGAATTCCGTGGGAAACCAGTCCATGGGAAACCAGTCCATGGGGAATTCCAAGGGCACCAATTCCATGGGCACCGATTCCATGGGCACCAATTCCATGAGGAATCCCATGGGCACCAATCCCATGGGCACCAAATCAATGGGCACAAATTCCATGGGGAATTCCACAGGCACCAATTCCATGGGCACTGATTCCATGAGCACCAATTCCATGGGCACTAATTCCATGAGTACCAATTCCATGAAGAATTCCATGGGCACCAATTCCAAGGGAAACCATTCCATGGGCACCAATTCCATGGGGAATTCCACAGGCACCAATTCCATGGGCACCAAATCCATGGGCACAAATTCCATGAGTACCGATTCCATGAGGAATTCCATGGGCACCAATTCCGTGAGCACCAATTCCATGGGCACCAATTCCATGAGCACCAATTCCATGAGGAATTCCATGGGCACCAATTCCATGGGCACCAATTCCATGGGAAACCATTCCAAGGGCACCAATTCCATGGGCACCAATTCCATGGGAAACCATTCCAAGGGCACCAATTCCATGGGCACCAATTCCATGGGAAACCATTCCAAGGGCACCAATTCCACGGGCACCGATTCCATGAGGAATTCCATGGGGAATTCCATGAGCACCAGTTCCATTGGCACCAATTCCACGGGCACCAATTCCATGGGGACCAGTTCCATGAAGAATTCCGCTGGAACACAGGAGCCTGACGGGGCTGGGACAGAGCCGGACACAG GAAACCGCGACAAGGACCAGGACACGGACACGGACACGGACAAGGACCAGGACATGGCCAGGGTCCCCTTCCGGCCCCGCGGCCTTGGTGGCCTCCCCAGGACACGTCCCCGTCCccgctggggctgggacagcggGGACAACGCCTAG